A window from Sphingobacterium hotanense encodes these proteins:
- a CDS encoding relaxase/mobilization nuclease domain-containing protein has translation MIAKIIKSNAGFAASLDYCLNRKEAKIIYSDGIRLGDPKFLTKQFELLAKCNERIKNPLGHIVLSFSKNLDGKLSDNLMALIAQDYLGKMGISNTALLVVRHSDKRHPHAHIIFSRNGYNNRKLNEDYSKIRSLKAVREINLKYGFTKRREQSPYTDSKNKYYQTKKEIRYYLQQGTCGKNACKDWQDLTHYLNSKGINVEFKSKGNSEEIQGVSFSKDGFRFKGSEIGREFSFSKIEQSFNVITLPINNTEEKGMGAGYEVKPSEFQSQSLLGLLDLGGVITPEPEDDPPKRKRKRKI, from the coding sequence ATGATAGCCAAGATCATTAAATCCAATGCAGGATTTGCGGCTTCTTTAGATTACTGCCTGAACAGAAAGGAAGCGAAAATCATCTACAGCGACGGGATACGCCTCGGAGATCCAAAATTTCTAACAAAGCAGTTCGAACTGTTGGCGAAATGCAACGAGAGAATCAAGAATCCTCTCGGACATATTGTGCTTTCCTTCTCCAAAAATCTCGATGGAAAGTTGTCGGACAATTTGATGGCTCTTATTGCTCAAGATTATCTTGGCAAAATGGGAATATCGAACACAGCTCTGCTGGTTGTACGTCACAGTGACAAGAGACACCCTCACGCTCATATAATTTTTTCAAGGAATGGCTATAACAATCGCAAACTAAATGAAGACTATTCTAAAATACGTTCGCTAAAAGCTGTCAGGGAGATCAATCTCAAATATGGATTCACCAAAAGAAGGGAACAATCACCTTATACGGATAGTAAAAACAAGTATTACCAAACAAAGAAAGAAATACGCTACTACTTGCAACAGGGAACTTGTGGTAAAAACGCCTGTAAAGACTGGCAAGATTTAACCCACTACCTCAATTCAAAAGGGATAAATGTCGAATTTAAATCTAAGGGTAATTCTGAGGAAATTCAGGGAGTATCCTTTTCAAAGGATGGTTTTAGATTCAAAGGGAGTGAAATTGGGAGGGAATTCTCTTTTTCAAAAATAGAACAGTCCTTTAATGTTATAACATTGCCTATCAACAATACGGAAGAAAAAGGTATGGGGGCCGGATATGAAGTCAAGCCGTCGGAATTTCAATCTCAATCACTTCTAGGATTGCTAGACCTTGGCGGAGTTATCACTCCAGAGCCGGAAGATGATCCGCCGAAACGTAAACGCAAACGTAAAATTTAA